The following coding sequences are from one Homalodisca vitripennis isolate AUS2020 chromosome 7, UT_GWSS_2.1, whole genome shotgun sequence window:
- the LOC124365830 gene encoding uncharacterized protein LOC124365830 codes for MPYYRGDVCSAKNCSNNKQKRPDLSFYRCPKEEIRCRKWVINSRREDLLNKDVDYLYNNIRFCSLHFEDSQFSNAEKKKLNWNAIPTMFDNSSKLGPVEIETLPKSQIACSPRRPKPILEPSNSESLVEHRAFITCTETVLNQTSSSRDVIGTNVNTENAMNSSNTLLSSDNVAPSVNEETASSSIIKVVNMSNSSFSNTPTQPIKIKQGIEACKLKKVIEKLRCLCKRKNKEIYKLRLKIKSLKNVACNHKVLGKNKTKSKLYATLDRTTVNKILSKYMKKESVKLILSQIKIPTKSKEGNRWDENTKIFAQKMFFL; via the coding sequence ATGCCATACTATAGAGGTGACGTTTGCAGTgcaaaaaattgttcaaataataaacagAAGAGACCAGATTTGTCATTCTATAGGTGTCCTAAAGAGGAAATAAGGTGCAGGAAATGGGTGATTAATAGTAGACGTGAAGATTTGCTGAATAAAGATGTAGactatttgtataataatattagattttgTTCCCTTCATTTTGAAGATTCTCAGTTTTCAAATGCagaaaaaaagaagttaaattgGAATGCAATTCCGACAATGTTTGATAACTCCAGCAAATTGGGTCCTGTAGAGATTGAAACATTACCCAAGTCACAAATAGCATGTTCTCCACGAAGACCTAAACCTATACTTGAACCTTCAAATTCTGAATCATTAGTAGAACACAGAGCTTTTATTACGTGTACTGAAACCGTGCTCAACCAAACTTCTTCATCAAGAGATGTGATTGGAACAAATGTTAATACTGAAAATGCTATGAATAGTTCTAACACTTTACTTTCTTCAGATAATGTGGCTCCATCTGTAAATGAGGAAACAGCTTCAAGTTCCATCATCAAAGTAGTGAATATGTCTAACTCTTCCTTCTCAAATACACCCACAcagcctataaaaataaaacagggaATTGAagcttgtaaattaaaaaaagtaatagagAAGTTGAGGTGTTTGTGTAAGAgaaagaacaaagaaatttataaattacgatTGAAAATTAAGAGCTTAAAAAATGTTGCATGTAACCACAAAGTTTTgggtaaaaacaaaacaaaatcaaaactgtATGCAACTTTGGATAGAacaactgtaaataaaattttgtcaaaatatatgaagaaagaaagtgtaaaacttattttaagtcAGATTAAAATACCTACAAAGAGTAAAGAAGGTAATAGATGggatgaaaatacaaaaatatttgctcagaaaatgttttttttgtag